From a single Sphingobium sp. genomic region:
- a CDS encoding Mur ligase family protein yields MAKNKSYFFCGIGGSGMLPLANIVRDGGASVAGSDRALDQGRLAPKFEWLKSLGIDIFPQDGSGLVSGDQILVASAAVEDSVPDVAKAKELGCARMTRAELLAELFNASRRSVAVGGTSGKSTVTGMIGWILTDAGLDPTIMNGGVMKNFVSADAPFASARVGHGAVFISEVDESDGSIALFRPEVAVLNNISLDHKSLTELRQLFGDFAGSAKRAIWNADDIESVALIAPMTLSNSISFGFTDRADVRAVDVVEMPIGSRFTLKANGQSWPVTLQVPGRHNISNALAAIAAALALDVPVAQAVHGVERFTGLARRFDIVGIAGGITVIDDFGHNPDKTAATLATLKAFPGRVIAFFQPHGYGPIRVMGSELASVFARHLNRDDHLILCDPVYFGGTVDKTLGSQSITDAVVAAGKQAEYIPSREDCGNRIVELAQPGDRIVVMGARDDTLSAFAADLLSRLVKASV; encoded by the coding sequence ATGGCAAAAAACAAATCCTATTTCTTTTGCGGCATTGGCGGATCGGGCATGTTGCCGCTGGCCAATATCGTCCGCGATGGTGGTGCCAGCGTTGCCGGGTCGGACCGGGCGCTCGACCAAGGTCGGCTTGCCCCCAAATTCGAATGGCTCAAAAGTCTTGGCATCGACATCTTCCCGCAGGACGGCAGCGGCCTCGTCAGCGGCGACCAGATCCTTGTCGCATCCGCTGCGGTTGAAGACAGCGTGCCCGACGTCGCCAAGGCAAAGGAATTAGGCTGCGCGCGGATGACCCGCGCCGAACTGCTGGCTGAATTGTTCAACGCCAGCCGCCGCTCGGTCGCAGTTGGCGGGACCAGCGGCAAATCGACGGTAACCGGCATGATTGGCTGGATTTTGACCGATGCGGGGCTTGATCCGACGATCATGAATGGCGGGGTGATGAAGAATTTCGTGTCCGCCGACGCACCTTTTGCCAGCGCACGCGTCGGTCATGGCGCGGTTTTCATTTCCGAAGTTGACGAAAGCGACGGGTCGATCGCGCTATTCCGGCCAGAGGTTGCCGTGCTCAACAATATCAGCCTTGACCACAAGTCGCTGACCGAATTGCGCCAATTGTTCGGCGATTTTGCAGGCAGCGCAAAGCGGGCGATCTGGAACGCTGACGATATTGAAAGTGTCGCGCTGATCGCACCAATGACACTATCCAATTCCATCAGTTTCGGTTTTACCGATCGCGCGGATGTGCGCGCGGTCGACGTCGTCGAAATGCCGATCGGCAGCCGCTTTACGCTGAAAGCCAATGGGCAAAGCTGGCCGGTAACGCTGCAAGTGCCGGGACGGCACAATATCTCGAACGCGCTGGCCGCAATTGCTGCCGCACTTGCGCTCGATGTACCGGTGGCACAGGCCGTACACGGCGTTGAACGCTTTACCGGGCTTGCACGCCGCTTCGACATTGTCGGCATCGCTGGCGGCATTACCGTGATTGATGATTTCGGTCATAATCCCGACAAGACAGCAGCAACACTGGCAACGCTTAAGGCGTTTCCGGGGCGCGTGATCGCATTTTTCCAACCCCATGGCTATGGCCCGATCCGCGTGATGGGCAGTGAACTGGCCTCCGTCTTTGCCCGGCACCTAAACCGCGACGATCATCTGATCCTGTGCGATCCGGTCTATTTTGGCGGCACGGTGGACAAGACACTGGGCAGCCAGTCGATCACTGATGCTGTGGTCGCTGCGGGCAAGCAGGCCGAATATATCCCCAGCCGTGAAGATTGCGGCAACCGGATTGTCGAACTGGCCCAACCCGGCGACCGCATCGTTGTTATGGGCGCGCGTGACGACACGCTGAGCGCTTTTGCAGCCGATCTGCTGTCGCGGCTGGTCAAGGCGAGCGTCTGA
- a CDS encoding LD-carboxypeptidase encodes MRIGICAPSTPFTRQDADRVIALAAEHHPAVELVFDDQCFIEQGHFAGSDAQRLEALVRLANDPGFDAIWFVRGGYGACRIAADAVAAMKAPARKKTYLGYSDQGNLLAALYKAGVGWPAHGPMPADIRRAGGEAAVLRALGWLAKGDTAALEPNLVKGRRYAAFNLMTLAMLAPTPLMPDLSGHVLMVEEVSEYLYAFDRAMFSVTTGLKGAALSGLMLGRVSDIPENDRPFGSDEEAIAQHWCAKNGIAYLGRADIGHDSGNRIVPFGMIG; translated from the coding sequence ATGCGAATAGGAATTTGTGCGCCGTCGACGCCCTTTACCCGCCAGGATGCCGACCGGGTCATCGCCCTTGCAGCGGAACATCATCCAGCGGTCGAACTCGTCTTTGATGACCAATGCTTCATCGAACAGGGCCATTTTGCAGGGAGCGATGCGCAACGGCTGGAGGCGCTTGTAAGGCTCGCCAACGATCCGGGCTTTGATGCGATCTGGTTCGTACGAGGTGGCTATGGTGCTTGCCGCATCGCGGCGGACGCCGTTGCCGCAATGAAGGCCCCCGCGCGAAAAAAGACCTATCTCGGCTATAGTGACCAAGGCAATCTGCTTGCCGCGCTTTACAAGGCAGGCGTGGGCTGGCCGGCGCATGGCCCCATGCCTGCCGATATTCGCAGGGCAGGGGGGGAGGCTGCAGTACTGCGGGCACTTGGTTGGCTTGCCAAAGGCGATACCGCTGCGCTCGAACCCAATCTGGTCAAGGGCCGGCGCTATGCGGCGTTTAATCTTATGACGCTCGCGATGCTCGCTCCGACGCCATTGATGCCCGATTTGTCGGGGCATGTGCTGATGGTCGAAGAGGTTAGCGAATATCTCTACGCTTTTGACCGGGCGATGTTTAGCGTTACAACTGGGTTGAAGGGCGCGGCGCTTTCCGGACTGATGCTCGGTCGCGTGTCCGATATTCCCGAAAACGACCGGCCATTTGGCAGTGATGAAGAAGCCATCGCGCAGCATTGGTGCGCCAAAAATGGCATTGCATATCTCGGCCGCGCCGATATCGGCCATGACAGCGGCAACCGGATCGTGCCTTTTGGCATGATCGGTTGA
- the fabD gene encoding ACP S-malonyltransferase: MRAFVFPGQGSQSVGMGKSLAEASPVAREVFQEVDDALGQHLFRLMCEGPEGDLTLTENAQPAIMANAIATLRVFEKEGGVVLAEKAHFVAGHSLGEYSALCAAGALDLSTTAKLLKLRGQAMQAAVPVGEGAMAALLGADIEKAEALAAAAAQGETCTVANDNDPTQVVISGHKGAIERAIELVKEHGIKRGISLPVSAPFHCPLMQPAADRMAEALAQTSISAPFVPVFANVVAAPVSQPDDIRRLLVEQVTGRVRWRESAIAMRDAGVTHFHEFGGKVLSPMIKRSAGDEVIATSILSMDDIEAILKEI, encoded by the coding sequence ATGCGGGCATTTGTTTTTCCGGGCCAGGGCAGCCAGTCGGTTGGCATGGGCAAGTCACTGGCCGAGGCGAGCCCGGTGGCGCGCGAGGTTTTCCAGGAAGTGGACGATGCGCTTGGCCAGCATCTGTTCCGTCTGATGTGCGAAGGTCCGGAGGGCGACCTGACGCTTACCGAAAATGCCCAGCCGGCGATCATGGCCAATGCGATTGCAACGCTGCGCGTGTTTGAAAAGGAAGGCGGCGTTGTGCTGGCGGAAAAGGCGCATTTCGTCGCTGGGCATAGCCTTGGCGAATATAGCGCGCTCTGTGCGGCTGGTGCGCTCGACCTTTCGACCACGGCAAAGCTGCTGAAACTGCGCGGGCAGGCGATGCAGGCCGCAGTGCCAGTGGGCGAAGGCGCAATGGCGGCGCTGCTGGGTGCCGATATCGAAAAGGCAGAAGCGCTGGCTGCTGCAGCTGCCCAGGGCGAAACCTGCACCGTTGCTAATGACAATGATCCGACTCAGGTGGTCATCTCCGGCCATAAAGGCGCGATCGAAAGGGCGATCGAGTTGGTAAAGGAACATGGGATCAAGCGCGGCATTTCTTTGCCGGTATCCGCGCCCTTCCACTGCCCGTTGATGCAGCCGGCAGCTGACCGGATGGCAGAGGCGCTAGCGCAAACAAGCATCAGCGCGCCTTTTGTGCCGGTTTTTGCCAATGTTGTTGCCGCGCCGGTTTCTCAGCCCGATGATATTCGTCGCCTGCTGGTCGAGCAGGTAACCGGCCGCGTTCGCTGGCGCGAATCAGCGATCGCGATGCGTGATGCGGGCGTTACCCATTTTCACGAATTTGGCGGAAAGGTGCTGTCTCCGATGATCAAGCGCAGCGCAGGTGATGAGGTGATTGCGACGAGCATTTTGTCGATGGATGATATCGAAGCCATTTTGAAGGAGATTTAA
- a CDS encoding crotonase/enoyl-CoA hydratase family protein produces the protein MLLQERDGSILTITLNMPEKRNPISDVAVVDALCDAFDAADRDISVRCVILTGAGTAFSAGGDLKQMRPDSGGLRSGNPVETRRNYKYGIQRLPLMFQALEVPVVAAVNGHAIGAGLDLATMCDVRVAAESAKFAESFVKLGIIPGDGGAWLLPRIVGFSRATELALTGETIDAAEALKIGLVSHVVADGDLMAKAREIAAKIAANPPHAVRMTKRLLREGQMADLKNVLEMSAAMQSLAHNTRDNDEAINAFIEKRAPKFTGE, from the coding sequence ATGCTGCTGCAGGAACGCGATGGCTCAATTCTGACCATCACCCTTAATATGCCCGAAAAGCGCAACCCGATTTCGGACGTCGCGGTGGTCGATGCGCTATGCGACGCCTTTGATGCCGCTGATCGCGATATCTCGGTCCGCTGCGTCATTCTGACCGGTGCCGGTACTGCCTTTTCGGCGGGTGGCGATCTGAAGCAGATGCGCCCCGACAGCGGGGGCTTGCGTTCCGGCAATCCGGTCGAAACCCGGCGCAATTACAAATATGGAATCCAGCGCTTGCCGCTGATGTTTCAGGCATTGGAAGTGCCCGTCGTGGCGGCCGTAAACGGTCATGCGATCGGCGCAGGGCTTGACCTTGCGACCATGTGCGACGTGCGCGTCGCCGCCGAAAGCGCGAAATTTGCAGAAAGCTTCGTGAAGCTTGGCATCATACCCGGCGATGGCGGGGCATGGTTGCTGCCACGCATTGTCGGCTTTAGCCGCGCGACCGAACTGGCGCTGACCGGGGAAACGATTGACGCGGCCGAGGCGCTGAAAATTGGCCTTGTCAGCCATGTCGTTGCCGATGGCGATCTAATGGCCAAGGCGCGGGAAATCGCAGCGAAGATCGCGGCCAACCCGCCGCACGCGGTCCGCATGACGAAGCGGTTGCTGCGCGAAGGCCAGATGGCAGACCTCAAAAATGTCCTCGAAATGTCTGCCGCGATGCAAAGCCTAGCGCACAACACACGCGACAATGATGAAGCGATCAACGCTTTTATTGAAAAGCGCGCACCCAAGTTCACGGGAGAGTAA
- the fabG gene encoding 3-oxoacyl-[acyl-carrier-protein] reductase, translating to MFDLTGMTALVTGASGGIGSAICHALAGQGARLAVSGSNVEKLEAFRASLAKEHPNADHVAVPCNLGDKESVEALVPAALDKLGQIDILVNNAGVTRDNLAMRMKDEEWEEVIRINLEAAFRLMRAATKPMMKARFGRIITITSVVGATGNPGQINYAASKAGLVGMSKALAAELASRNVTVNCVAPGFIRTAMTDVLPDAQKDALNARIPMGRMGEGSDIGAAVAYLASREAGYVTGQTLHINGGMAML from the coding sequence ATGTTTGATCTCACAGGGATGACCGCCCTTGTCACCGGCGCATCCGGCGGCATTGGCAGCGCGATCTGCCATGCATTGGCCGGTCAGGGCGCGCGACTGGCCGTTTCAGGTTCCAATGTCGAAAAGCTCGAAGCGTTTCGCGCCTCGCTTGCCAAAGAACACCCAAATGCCGATCATGTCGCGGTGCCGTGCAATCTGGGCGACAAGGAAAGCGTTGAGGCACTGGTGCCTGCCGCACTTGATAAGCTGGGGCAGATTGACATTCTCGTCAACAATGCCGGCGTCACACGCGACAATCTGGCGATGCGTATGAAGGATGAGGAATGGGAGGAAGTGATCCGCATCAACCTCGAAGCCGCCTTCCGGCTCATGCGTGCGGCAACCAAACCCATGATGAAGGCGCGTTTTGGGCGGATCATCACCATCACTAGCGTCGTCGGGGCCACCGGCAATCCGGGACAGATCAATTATGCTGCGTCAAAAGCAGGGCTGGTTGGCATGTCCAAGGCATTGGCGGCAGAGCTTGCCAGCCGCAATGTCACCGTCAACTGCGTCGCGCCCGGTTTCATCCGCACGGCGATGACGGACGTGCTGCCCGATGCGCAGAAAGATGCGCTCAACGCCCGTATCCCGATGGGCCGTATGGGCGAGGGCAGCGACATCGGTGCGGCTGTGGCCTATCTCGCGTCGCGCGAGGCCGGATATGTCACCGGTCAGACGCTGCACATCAACGGCGGCATGGCGATGCTTTAG
- a CDS encoding acyl carrier protein produces MSDTADRVKKIVVEHLGVEADKVTEGASFIDDLGADSLDIVELVMAFEEEFNVEIPDDAAEKISTVKDAIDFITANS; encoded by the coding sequence ATGAGCGATACTGCGGACCGCGTTAAGAAAATTGTCGTCGAACATCTCGGCGTCGAAGCTGACAAGGTGACCGAAGGCGCAAGCTTCATTGACGATCTGGGCGCTGACTCGCTCGACATCGTTGAGCTGGTCATGGCCTTCGAAGAAGAATTCAACGTCGAAATTCCCGACGATGCGGCTGAAAAGATCTCGACCGTCAAGGACGCGATCGATTTCATCACTGCCAACAGCTGA
- the fabF gene encoding beta-ketoacyl-ACP synthase II has translation MRRVVVTGLGLVTPLGGDVETTWANILASKSGAGRITRFDSVAGGQKCHIACEVKPKDHPWGFDPDQRVDHKVQRQVDPFIIYGIDAAGQALEDAGLTEMSEADKLRTGCSIGSGIGGLPGIEEESINLHERGPGRVSPHFVHGRLINLITGQVQIKYGLKGPNHAVVTACSTGAHSIGDAARMIRDDDADIMLAGGAESTVNPLGIAGFAQARALNMTYNDRPEAASRPYDKDRDGFVMGEGAGVVVLEEYEHAKARGAKIYAEVVGYGLSGDAYHVTAPHPDGDGAYRSMEMALKKAGMTPADIDYINAHGTSTMADTIELGAVKRLFGDAMANVSMSSTKSAIGHLLGGAGAVESIFCILALRDQIVPPTLNLDNPDEGTEGVDLVPHVARKRPVRAVLNNSFGFGGTNASLIMKAI, from the coding sequence ATGCGTCGCGTTGTTGTAACCGGACTTGGCCTTGTCACGCCGCTTGGCGGCGATGTGGAAACCACATGGGCCAATATCCTCGCGTCCAAATCGGGAGCAGGGCGTATCACCCGCTTCGATTCGGTGGCGGGCGGCCAGAAATGTCATATTGCCTGCGAAGTGAAGCCCAAGGACCATCCTTGGGGTTTTGATCCTGACCAGCGAGTCGATCATAAGGTTCAGCGCCAGGTTGATCCTTTCATCATATACGGGATTGATGCAGCCGGGCAGGCACTTGAAGATGCAGGCCTGACCGAAATGAGCGAGGCTGACAAGCTGCGCACCGGTTGCTCGATTGGTTCGGGTATTGGCGGCCTTCCGGGTATTGAGGAAGAATCGATCAACCTGCACGAGCGCGGCCCGGGCCGCGTTTCCCCCCATTTCGTGCATGGCCGCCTGATCAACCTGATCACGGGTCAGGTGCAGATCAAATATGGTCTGAAGGGCCCTAACCATGCGGTTGTAACTGCCTGCTCGACCGGTGCACATTCGATTGGCGATGCGGCTCGAATGATCCGCGATGATGATGCCGATATCATGCTCGCTGGCGGCGCAGAATCGACGGTCAACCCGTTGGGAATCGCCGGCTTTGCCCAGGCTCGCGCGCTCAATATGACCTATAATGATCGCCCCGAAGCAGCCAGCCGCCCTTATGACAAGGATCGCGACGGCTTTGTAATGGGCGAGGGTGCTGGCGTTGTCGTGCTGGAAGAATATGAGCATGCCAAGGCGCGCGGCGCGAAAATTTACGCTGAAGTGGTCGGCTATGGCCTGTCGGGTGATGCCTATCATGTCACGGCACCCCATCCCGATGGCGACGGCGCTTATCGGTCGATGGAAATGGCGCTCAAAAAAGCCGGAATGACCCCGGCCGATATCGATTATATCAACGCCCATGGCACATCGACCATGGCGGACACCATCGAACTGGGAGCAGTGAAGCGGCTGTTTGGCGATGCGATGGCCAATGTTTCGATGAGCTCGACCAAATCGGCGATCGGCCACCTTCTCGGCGGCGCTGGCGCGGTCGAGAGCATTTTCTGCATTCTTGCGCTGCGCGACCAGATCGTTCCGCCGACGCTCAACCTCGATAATCCTGATGAGGGCACCGAGGGTGTGGATCTTGTACCGCATGTCGCGCGTAAGCGCCCCGTGCGAGCGGTGCTGAACAATAGCTTCGGCTTTGGCGGCACCAATGCCAGTCTGATCATGAAGGCGATCTGA
- the mltG gene encoding endolytic transglycosylase MltG, giving the protein MGRPLKWLLIAGGLLFLIVVGNFVHGWTADGPSEREVTVIIKPGSSIRLAAGQLEKGGVIRSADAFVNRARIFGATSTIKAGEFLIPAHASNSEVLSILTGGKTVQRMVTVPEGMPSIMVYERLMANERLTGDIPIPAEGSILPDSYAFQKGEARAAVVMRMQKAMEKTIDELWPERSRDTVVKTPQQAIVLASIVEKETSKKSELRMVAGVYSNRLRTGMMLQADPTIIYPITKGKPLGRRIRQSEISAVNDYNTYSMVGLPKGPIANPSRAAIEAVLNPEKTDYLFFVADGKGGHIFAETLQEHNANVEKWYAIRRERGEM; this is encoded by the coding sequence ATGGGGCGGCCTCTGAAATGGCTGCTCATCGCGGGCGGCCTGCTATTTCTAATCGTTGTCGGCAATTTCGTCCATGGCTGGACGGCGGACGGCCCGTCAGAACGCGAAGTCACCGTCATCATCAAACCTGGATCAAGCATCCGGCTAGCGGCAGGGCAGCTTGAAAAAGGCGGCGTGATCCGGTCAGCTGACGCATTCGTCAATCGCGCACGCATTTTCGGCGCCACGAGCACGATCAAGGCAGGTGAATTCCTGATTCCGGCTCATGCCTCTAATTCAGAAGTGCTGTCGATCCTGACCGGCGGTAAGACGGTCCAGCGCATGGTGACCGTTCCCGAGGGTATGCCATCGATCATGGTCTATGAACGGCTGATGGCGAATGAACGTCTGACGGGTGACATTCCGATCCCTGCCGAAGGGTCGATTTTGCCGGATAGCTATGCCTTCCAGAAGGGAGAAGCGCGCGCCGCAGTTGTAATGCGGATGCAAAAGGCGATGGAGAAAACGATAGACGAACTCTGGCCGGAACGCAGCCGCGATACGGTTGTGAAAACGCCGCAGCAAGCCATCGTCCTTGCCTCGATCGTTGAGAAGGAAACGTCGAAGAAATCCGAGCTGCGCATGGTCGCCGGCGTTTATTCAAATCGGCTGCGTACAGGAATGATGCTGCAGGCTGATCCGACGATCATCTATCCGATCACCAAAGGCAAGCCGCTGGGCCGGCGCATTCGCCAGTCGGAAATTTCCGCGGTCAATGATTACAACACCTATTCGATGGTTGGTCTGCCCAAGGGTCCGATTGCCAACCCGTCCCGTGCGGCGATCGAGGCGGTGCTGAACCCCGAAAAGACCGATTATCTGTTCTTCGTCGCCGATGGCAAAGGCGGGCATATCTTCGCCGAGACGCTCCAAGAGCATAATGCCAATGTCGAAAAATGGTATGCGATCCGCCGCGAACGGGGCGAGATGTAA
- a CDS encoding alkyl sulfatase dimerization domain-containing protein yields the protein MKLLPLILLASASPLAAAAPGALEPKPASNATVEAQKAIAAQLPAEDGRDADFADRGFIATLADPVIRATDGKPIWNLAAYDWMQGAAPPTVNPSLWRHTKLLRKHGLYKVTDGVWQVRGFDISNMTIIAGTTGWILIDPLTTKEAATAALQLANEKLGARPVSAVIYSHSHGDHYGGVRGVIDEADVKAGKVAIVAPEHLVEEATSESVVAGPAMGRRAAYQFGSSLVPGPQGQMGSGIGRAIAGGAITLIAPTDIIRKTGETRLIDGVTLEFQMVPETEAPSEMNVYIQPAKTFVSAELATCSLHNILTPRGAKVRDALKWTQYLNEAVNLYADRSDAVVSSHCWPRFGSGEVRSWLEGHRDNYRYLHDQTVRMMNTGMTQAEIAEAIKAPPAISDQWYNKGYYGTYSHNSKAVYQRYLGWYDAIPANLHPHPPTERAKRFVADMGGAKKVVAAAKRAMASGDYRWSSDLLNQLIFADPKHSEGRALLADSYEQQGYQAESAIWRNQFLSAARDLRQGVQASATIQSPDMIAAIPTGLLMESIATRLNPATIGDRKLAINFAISDRKEMVKVSVGNAVMISETGALHDQPQATVTGPRQLFLAMLFLKMPIAQLEMAGLKVEGDKAAVEALQASLDPIAGAFNIVEP from the coding sequence ATGAAGTTATTGCCACTTATCCTGCTTGCCAGCGCCAGCCCCCTCGCGGCTGCTGCGCCGGGTGCGTTGGAGCCCAAGCCTGCCAGCAATGCCACCGTCGAGGCGCAAAAGGCCATTGCAGCGCAATTGCCCGCCGAAGATGGCCGAGATGCCGATTTCGCCGATCGCGGCTTTATCGCCACCTTGGCCGATCCGGTGATCCGTGCAACGGATGGGAAACCAATTTGGAATCTTGCCGCCTATGACTGGATGCAGGGCGCAGCGCCCCCGACAGTCAACCCTAGCCTGTGGCGACACACGAAGCTGTTGCGCAAGCATGGGCTGTACAAGGTTACAGATGGCGTATGGCAGGTGCGCGGATTCGATATCTCGAACATGACAATCATCGCCGGAACAACCGGCTGGATCCTGATTGATCCGCTAACGACCAAGGAAGCTGCCACCGCCGCATTGCAACTGGCAAATGAGAAGCTGGGCGCACGCCCGGTATCCGCAGTGATTTATAGCCACAGCCATGGTGACCATTATGGCGGCGTGCGCGGTGTGATTGACGAGGCCGATGTGAAGGCGGGCAAAGTCGCCATAGTAGCGCCCGAACATCTGGTCGAGGAGGCAACATCGGAAAGCGTCGTTGCCGGACCTGCCATGGGCCGCCGTGCTGCATACCAGTTTGGCAGCAGCTTGGTTCCGGGTCCGCAAGGGCAGATGGGAAGCGGCATCGGCAGGGCAATTGCAGGTGGAGCCATCACGCTGATCGCGCCAACCGATATCATTCGGAAAACCGGCGAAACACGGCTGATCGATGGCGTTACGCTGGAATTCCAGATGGTGCCCGAAACCGAAGCGCCGTCGGAAATGAACGTCTATATCCAGCCGGCTAAGACCTTTGTTTCTGCGGAGCTCGCAACCTGCTCTTTGCATAATATCCTGACGCCTCGCGGCGCCAAGGTGCGCGATGCCCTCAAATGGACGCAATATCTGAACGAGGCGGTCAACCTTTATGCCGATCGAAGTGACGCGGTGGTTTCCAGCCATTGCTGGCCACGTTTCGGTTCGGGCGAGGTGCGCAGTTGGCTTGAAGGGCATCGCGACAATTACCGCTATCTTCATGATCAGACGGTGCGGATGATGAACACAGGAATGACGCAGGCGGAAATTGCCGAAGCGATCAAAGCCCCGCCAGCGATTTCCGACCAATGGTACAACAAGGGCTATTACGGCACTTACAGCCATAATTCGAAGGCGGTCTATCAGCGCTATCTGGGCTGGTATGATGCCATTCCCGCAAATCTCCACCCACACCCACCAACCGAGCGGGCGAAGCGTTTTGTCGCAGACATGGGCGGTGCCAAGAAAGTGGTGGCGGCTGCGAAACGGGCAATGGCATCCGGCGATTATCGCTGGTCATCAGACCTTCTGAACCAGTTGATCTTCGCAGACCCCAAACATTCCGAAGGCCGCGCGCTGCTTGCCGACAGCTATGAACAGCAGGGCTATCAGGCGGAAAGCGCGATCTGGCGAAACCAGTTCCTGTCCGCCGCGCGTGACCTGCGCCAGGGTGTGCAGGCGAGCGCAACGATTCAAAGCCCGGACATGATCGCAGCCATCCCGACAGGTCTCCTGATGGAATCAATCGCGACGCGCCTGAACCCTGCGACAATCGGCGATCGCAAACTGGCCATTAATTTCGCGATCAGTGATCGCAAGGAAATGGTGAAGGTCAGTGTCGGCAATGCGGTGATGATAAGCGAAACGGGAGCGCTACACGATCAACCGCAGGCAACTGTTACAGGACCCCGCCAGCTTTTCCTCGCTATGCTCTTCCTGAAAATGCCGATTGCCCAGTTGGAAATGGCCGGACTGAAGGTGGAGGGCGACAAGGCAGCAGTCGAAGCGTTGCAGGCATCGCTTGATCCCATTGCCGGCGCATTCAACATCGTCGAGCCCTAA
- a CDS encoding 2'-5' RNA ligase family protein, which produces MNASAPVIVTALMGKSDQIWADGLRTAHFPPERNHLAAHITLFHHLPPTHLPEIKSRIAAVAREWAAPPAWLSDVMMLGRGVAFRVDSPGLLAMRDELADGFAGLLTPQDQARPRLHITVQNKVEPPVAKALHAELSIMFQPRPLRITGLSAHFYRGGPWEAIQSWTFSGRRKD; this is translated from the coding sequence ATGAACGCTTCGGCTCCGGTAATAGTGACTGCGCTTATGGGCAAATCCGACCAAATATGGGCCGATGGGTTGCGCACCGCGCATTTCCCGCCCGAACGAAACCATCTGGCAGCACATATCACGCTGTTCCACCATTTGCCGCCGACGCATTTGCCTGAGATTAAGTCCCGGATTGCGGCTGTTGCCCGCGAATGGGCCGCGCCGCCTGCATGGCTAAGCGACGTAATGATGCTGGGGCGTGGCGTGGCCTTTCGCGTCGACAGCCCGGGCCTGTTGGCGATGCGCGATGAATTAGCCGATGGTTTTGCTGGCCTGTTGACGCCGCAGGATCAGGCACGACCACGGCTGCATATCACGGTCCAGAACAAGGTCGAGCCGCCGGTCGCAAAGGCGCTCCATGCCGAATTGTCTATCATGTTCCAGCCGCGCCCGCTTCGCATAACCGGGCTTTCCGCCCACTTCTATCGCGGCGGGCCTTGGGAGGCGATACAGTCTTGGACGTTCAGCGGGCGCCGCAAGGATTGA